One Drosophila kikkawai strain 14028-0561.14 chromosome 3L, DkikHiC1v2, whole genome shotgun sequence genomic window carries:
- the LOC108083762 gene encoding SPRY domain-containing SOCS box protein 3 produces MNSRLCNCRFPSSIEVAHYRGRIPDLVSCRCGEDAAGSVNPWEWCVEDNTNVIVIDERDIIFHPRRSNGTAIARGSRPLKAGMVHCWETLVMTPLVGTDVMVGIGTDKVNLGEFISKFTSALGGNSDSWGYSYSGKIQHGGKMSTYGRKFGQGCLIGVYLDRARGHLEFYLNRRSLGVAYTNVPTNADVNIYPMVSSTAFRTGIRLVNSMSLDDTLLLRSFQVAAKQPEVRAELRKVPGLMGILRSTWLATMFQDSTYAYA; encoded by the exons ATGAATTCCCGACTTTGCAACTGTCGCTTTCCCAGCTCCATCGAGGTTGCCCATTACAGGGGACGCATCCCCGATTTGGTAAGCTGTCGCTGTGGGGAGGATGCCGCAGGCAGTGTAAATCCATGGGAGTGGTGCGTCGAAGATAATACAAATGTCATAGTGATCGATGAAAGGGACATTATCTTCCATCCGCGGCGCAGCAATGGCACAGCTATTGCAAGAGGATCGCGGCCACTGAAAGCCGGAATGGTCCATTGTTGGGAGACGCTCGTTATGACGCCACTAGTCGGCACAGACGTG ATGGTTGGCATCGGAACGGATAAGGTCAATCTGGGGGAATTCATCTCAAAATTTACCTCCGCTCTGGGCGGCAACAGCGACTCTTGGGGTTACTCCTACTCCGGGAAAATTCAGCACGGCGGGAAAATGTCAACCTATGGTCGGAAGTTTGGACAGGGCTGCCTAATTGGTGTTTACTTGGATCGGGCTCGTGGCCACCTGGAGTTCTACCTGAACAGAAGGTCGTTAGGGGTGGCCTACACGAATGTGCCTACGAATGCAGATGTTAACATATATCCCATGGTTAGTTCTACGGCTTTTAGGACGGGAATACGACTAGTCAATAGCATGTCCCTGGACGATACGCTGCTACTAAGATCCTTTCAAGTAGCTGCCAAGCAGCCGGAAGTCCGAGCTGAACTCCGGAAAGTACCAGGATTAATGGGAATCTTACGATCCACTTGGTTAGCGACCATGTTTCAGGACTCTACGTACGCTTATGCTTAG
- the LOC108083761 gene encoding SPRY domain-containing SOCS box protein 3-like, giving the protein MLPPPHQDACNPGFCDCPFPNSIEVTSHKGHIPDLVRCRCGEDVPGNVNPWKWQAAEDSDAIVTDRDIIFHPTYSQGTAIVRGERALKPGMVHFWEMRVITALAGTDVMFGIGTESVNLGQFKFHFVSALGTNAQSWGFSYSGKVQHCGEQLPYGQKFSQGCLIGVSLDRSRGHLEFYLNRRALGVAYTNVPTDPDVNIYPMVCSTAAKSVIRLINCTSQPVTLQLRSFQALSKQPHKLAELQQMPGLKSILQSYWFLAPPVRYSRRSQETDLDLGDEAVLSSSKLRLGRKQKYRETDEASLDEEDLYANAHKIALRRSDSGDEEHASSLHEMCDEYFHYLL; this is encoded by the exons ATGCTACCGCCCCCGCATCAGGACGCCTGCAATCCCGGCTTCTGCGACTGCCCCTTTCCCAACTCCATCGAGGTCACTAGCCACAAGGGCCACATTCCCGACCTGGTCAGGTGTCGCTGCGGCGAGGATGTGCCGGGTAACGTTAATCCCTGGAAGTGGCAGGCGGCAGAGGACTCGGATGCCATAGTGACGGATAGGGACATTATTTTCCATCCCACCTACAGTCAGGGAACGGCGATTGTGAGGGGGGAACGCGCACTGAAGCCGGGCATGGTGCACTTCTGGGAAATGCGCGTCATCACGGCTCTAGCCGGCACAGATGTG ATGTTCGGCATCGGCACTGAGAGCGTTAATCTAGGGCAGTTCAAGTTTCACTTCGTCTCGGCCCTTGGCACGAATGCCCAATCCTGGGGCTTCTCGTACTCGGGCAAGGTCCAGCACTGCGGGGAGCAGCTGCCCTACGGCCAGAAGTTCTCCCAGGGCTGCCTGATTGGTGTGTCCTTGGACCGGTCACGTGGCCACCTGGAGTTCTACCTAAACCGGAGGGCGTTAGGTGTGGCCTACACGAATGTGCCCACGGATCCAGATGTCAACATATATCCCATGGTCTGCTCCACGGCGGCCAAGTCTGTGATAAGACTGATTAACTGTACGTCCCAGCCGGTGACTCTTCAGCTCCGCTCCTTCCAAGCCCTGTCCAAGCAGCCGCACAAGCTCGCTGAACTACAGCAGATGCCGGGACTCAAGAGCATTCTGCAATCCTACTGGTTCTTAGCCCCGCCCGTGCGCTACTCCCGGAGATCGCAGGAAACCGATTTGGACTTGGGTGACGAGGCTGTCCTGTCCAGCTCCAAGTTAAGGCTGGGCCGCAAGCAGAAGTACCGCG AAACCGACGAGGCAAGCTTAGACGAGGAAGACTTGTACGCCAATGCCCACAAGATCGCGTTGCGGCGCAGCGACAGTGGCGACGAGGAACACGCCTCTTCCCTCCATGAGATGTGCGACGAGTACTTTCACTACCTTCTTTAG